A part of Setaria viridis chromosome 8, Setaria_viridis_v4.0, whole genome shotgun sequence genomic DNA contains:
- the LOC117866896 gene encoding cyclin-dependent kinase inhibitor 3 yields the protein MGKCVRIRSSSSKQNPSPSTGEAAAACLTLRSGRRVPVAASCSPPGSSRHRRGGAAPACRRCGAKRACDSPGRRKCSQPRPHRGRAALASAELRLSGGRPEEEPLPSSQANPAARDVDGDRGDSAPATPLSGDEVMKSKHEHGSKGGVPGQPSPSPSSPLLQAEMEAFFVAAELAERRRFAEAYNYDVALDRPLEGRFEWAPVST from the exons ATGGGCAAGTGCGTCAGGatccgcagcagcagcagcaagcagaacccgtcgccgtcgacgggcgaggccgcggcggcgtgccTCACGCTGCGCAGCGGCCGCCGCGTGCCGGTGGCCGCGTCGTGCAGCCCGCCGGGCAGcagtcgccaccgccgcggcggagcgGCACCAGCCTGCCGACGGTGCGGCGCCAAGCGCGCGTGCGACAGCCCCGGGCGGCGGAAGTGCTCGCAACCGAGGCCGCACCGTGGCCGGGCGGCGCTCGCAAGCGCCGAGCTCAGGCTtagcggcggccggccggaggaggagccTCTGCCGTCGTCGCAGGCGAACCCCGCTGCCCgcgacgtcgacggcgaccGTGGAGACAGCGC ACCGGCCACGCCCCTCTCCGGCGACGAGGTGATGAAATCCAAACACGAGCACGGGAGCAAGGGCGGCGTCCCAGGccagccgtcgccgtcgccgtcgtcgccgctgctGCAAGCCGAGATGGAGGCGTTCTTCgtcgcggcggagctcgccgaGCGCCGGCGATTTGCAGAAGC GTACAATTACGACGTTGCCCTCGACCGCCCGTTGGAAGGCCGATTCGAGTGGGCGCCGGTGAGCACGTGA